The DNA segment GCCACTGAAGTGAACCAGTTATCTGTCATGACgtttctgtttgtatgtctgtcggGTGCAGTGAGGATCTTGATATCATAGTGGTTGAGGCTTAAGCCATCTTGGGGCCTTGTCTTTTCCTTCCCCAAATAAGGGACAGCACCCAACATATACTTTgattcattttcacatataaGAACCATCTTGATATTGCACTTGGTATGTTTATTTGAGGTAGACATTCAGAATGGACACCAGCCTCAAATTCCTAGTAGGTGTTCATCTACCATGAGGTGCCCACTTGGTGTGCATAACTTCTTacaattttcagtgaaaatatccCAATATTGTCCTTACTGGGGAAAACTTGTCTTgattcctcctctcttcccttgtggtaggatcatcaaacGGCAGATAGTTCTTCAGGAACAAACCGAAACCAAGACATGGCTGCCCAGTACAGTGGTGCACCAGAGTCTATGGCCAACATTTCTGAGATTGACAAGTGGTTATCCCTCTGGCAGCCACTATTAGTTAGCCACTAATATCAGAATACCCAGAAAAGCCAACAATTACACTCATTCCGTTGGGGGTCATACACCCACTGTTACATTAGTATGAGAGACCCAAATTAGAATTATAAAAAGACTAATGgatatagttcttcgttggaagagtcggtagagttctcggctagcactctgctaggcccgagtgcaagtctccggctggccaataaaaaattagaggaatttatttctggctatagaaattcatttctcggtataatgtggttcggattccacaataagctgtaggtcccgttgctaggtaaccaattgattcttagccaggtaaaataagtctaataatcgggccagcccttggagagctgttaatcagctcagtggtctggttaaactaaggtatacttaacttattgaaGAGAAACACAACCTTCCCCAACACCAGCTAGATACAGACTGAGTATATTCAGGTGGCCAGCCACATATAAGCACAAGCATGTTGCCGCATGAAAATGAGTGGCGTCGGGTATGGTAAGCCCGGCAAATACTCCTATAGGGTTAAGGACTATAGGATTTGAAGTAAAGGCGGAGAAAGTGCAGGGAAGAAATATGTAGGACTGTCTAACTTCCACTTATAATTTTTCAGCAGTGCAATGGAGGTCTTTGAATAACTATAAGTGAATAAGCTGTTGCTTTCATCTTTCTGGTCTTCCAAGACAAGTGATAATTGTATAATCGGGACACAGAAAGATGACCTCTAAAAATATACCCAAGGTCCTTCTTGTATGATTGTGTGCAATGTGAGGGATTTAGAACGGAGAATGTGTAAAATATTTGCTATATTAACTTTTCACTTTGACGCTTTTTATActtacaaacattaaactacaaatgtcgtttaacatcaaaTCCACTTAATCTTGCAATACACACCGAAAAGAACTTAAAGTGATAAGTCCACCTGGTGAAGGATCGATtcccttcggtgtttattccgaggctgagtgaatttgatattaaacgacataggTGGGTTAATGTTTACTATATGTTTGTGATACATTATATCGCACCTTATATTTGATTAGAAGTGGAAGAGGAAACTTTTCTTAGAAGGGTTTGAACATATACAAACTgggtagaagaaaaaaaaggtcgGCGTATAGATAGCTGAAGCTTCCCTCAGTCTACTTATCATTCTGGGCTCTAATTAAACCTAAGAGAGCAAATTTTCTTTCACATCAACATTGCTCAAAATGCAATACAAGATTTGGTGAATATTACCAGAGAGCTATATATATGACAAGTTCTTTGGTCACTTGCCTTCActgatttatatttcttttatttacagtggAAGAACATGAGCATATATTGTAGAGAAGAAGATGTTCCTCTTCTCATCAAGGTGATGAATAGTAGTCATTTCTTAAATATAGTTGAAGAAGTGCCTGTCCTTTTCCTTGCAAAGTACCAAGAAGATCCAGTGTTCCATAGGCTTCAGGAGATTTTTGAGAAGCCCCTCgtgaaaatgtcttttttctgtTACGCCTATGCCACTCGACAAGAAAGTCCTTTGAGGTAGGTACTTCGTGGAATGCCTCTTACTTTTAGTTATTGCTGTTCTAAGTAGCTTAGAAAACTGACTTTGTCACATTGGTagaataaacaatttctttccctGTGAGAAATTTACAGTCATGACAGTCAAGGGAAAGCTATAATTATGGAGTGGATATTCAGTTGACCACCTAAATTACATTGTAAACTGTATCACCCTTAGTGGCCCCTTTACCAAACAGGTAACATTTTTGATGGTTATTTCTCACACAAACAAATGTGACCAACTTCAGGTTGGTGAAAAGACCTCATGGTGTGTGCATAAAACTTGTGCCTCTGTTGCAAGTGACACATAGGAACttacaaatgaaaatagacaTGTTGCACGGTTGAGAGTATATAACACTGAGATAAGTTGCAGGAGTGCATTAGGAGgaatataatttattacaaatgaaaaacttgCAGTCTGAAATAATGTCCGAAGGTTGAATGTAGACTGAGATCTTAAAAGTTGTTGCGATCTGGTCATATGATGAGGGGTCGGATGAGTAGATGACACAGAAGAAAGTAAGACAATAACCAGTAGAAATGCCGAGGtacatagataaaaacaagaagtCCCATACCAGAGGAAAATTTAGATAGAAATTACCCAAGACAGAAAAGTGTGAAGAGCACACTTTTCGCAGCtaacttaataaaagaaaaatcaggagTGCTAATTTGGTGTGTTGATGAACATTTTAATCTCACGACACAGACCAGACAGAAAACAAGTCACATAATATTCAGAATGTATTAATTCGgaagttaaacaaacaaacaaacaaagcagaGAAAAACCTTTTTAAGATGTCATTGATAACTACTGGAACATTTTTCTAATCTTTCTCTATTTTTGAATAGGTGTCCAGCAGGTATGAGGGTCCAGAGACTGGGGAGGGCAGGCATCCAAAAACTACTGGAAAGTAACCAGTACTGGAAAAAGACTTCTGGAGACCTTGTTCACAGCCTGGCAGAAAACCTGCCGGCTCTAGGAATATTCTTAGATCCAGAAGTTGAGGACGAGTTGGTTATTGATTTCAACGCCATTAGTTTTGCAGAGCCAGAGGAAGTCCCCATAGCGCATGCCTTCACAAGCCCTTATGGTTATGTGGGTTCGTTGCATACTGATGTCCAGTACCGAAAGCGTGGGCTGGGAAGTCTTCTGGTCTCGTTGATAGGTCGGCTCCTCATGGCCAAAGGATGGTGTATTCCTTATAGTATTGTATATGAGAGGAATGAAGACTCTAACAGAATGTTCGAGAAGCTGCCAGGCTGGAAGAAAACCCACTGTGTGATCAGGATACTCCCTGGTCAATGAGGTGTGCTTTTGTCAGTCAAGATCCCTTGCATGGTTGGTGTCTATGTAATTCAACCCTCATGTTTACACAAGAATCATGACTTGTTTTGATTTTAAgcctactattataatttgagcTGTTATCTGATGGCGCTGGAACTTCATAGTTTCCTCTATACTATAAAaacatagtaataataaatatattgtccATTCTGTATAAGTAGTGAATTATTAGATTTCCTCTttattgtcgtaattttttcctGCATCTCTGAAATCTCTTAGTAGCTTTTGATACACAGCATTTTGTCTATCTGTATTTCTGTCAGCTTTTCTCCCTGTCCCTTTCaagctttctcttttcattcccaGACAATCGATTTGTTGAATCCAGCCTGAAATATCTCTCTTCCTATGCTTAGACCAAGGCTTATCATCATCAAACGAAAACATTTCGAcagtcattttcttcttctcttcaaagTCCACTTTTCGTTGTTCAtgtttcatcttttcatctttcatttgttGATTTCGTTTTCATCGCCATACTGTCGGAGCGTTGCTATCTGCGGAGTTATTCctgaatgaattaaaacaaaagtttcgCAGTTGATAGATTTCGCAGGATTTAATGATTTCGGCGAGTGGTCCGTCTTTGTTCCCACTGTGGTTTCACTGATCACGAACCAATGTTTtagtttaatttgtttctttacaCAGTTTAAGCAATGCTTATGTATTCAGTCATGCAGAAATTAACGTTTCTTTCATACTTACTGtgataatttgttttaaatgttactgTTTATTTCTTCACACAGTTTGAGCAGTGCTTATGTATTCTTTATGTGTACTATGATAAAATCGAGAATTCCCAAACAGCAATCCATGACTCGGGGAATCGCATAAGTAACTGTTTTTCTCGAGAGAGATACTTGGCTATGATTGGGTGTTAATGTCATCAACATCAtcgctgattgtcccttttagcTTTTACTATTTTACTTCGGTGGTAAGATGCCAAATGTCGCCTAATTACTTTCCAATCAATTTTTTGAGAGGGATC comes from the Macrobrachium rosenbergii isolate ZJJX-2024 chromosome 3, ASM4041242v1, whole genome shotgun sequence genome and includes:
- the LOC136854560 gene encoding uncharacterized protein, which gives rise to MNHEEVGFQLRQVLEKEELLALADRIKDNYPYCLQTYNTLLLTAKGLNACFQYEIYVLENYQDSHVIIWRSLTEWKNMSIYCREEDVPLLIKVMNSSHFLNIVEEVPVLFLAKYQEDPVFHRLQEIFEKPLVKMSFFCYAYATRQESPLRCPAGMRVQRLGRAGIQKLLESNQYWKKTSGDLVHSLAENLPALGIFLDPEVEDELVIDFNAISFAEPEEVPIAHAFTSPYGYVGSLHTDVQYRKRGLGSLLVSLIGRLLMAKGWCIPYSIVYERNEDSNRMFEKLPGWKKTHCVIRILPGQ